In the genome of Candidatus Nitrosocosmicus arcticus, the window ATTATTTTTAGATTTTCTAGCCCAATACTACTATCTACAAGGTCAATGAGGGTTGAAACATTACTCCCAGTAGATAAATCATAGCCTGCAGCAAACAGATGGCATGTGTCCAGGCACAATCCAAAATCATTCTGCCCAAGAATATGAAATATGCTTTGGATTTCCTCGATTCGGCTTCCAATACTATTTTTTTGTCCGGCACTATTTTCCAATAGGATTTTAACTTTATTTCTTGGTAAACCAAGGTCGCTGTAGGCATCCAATGATTTTCTACATGCATTAACAAGTTGATTTATACCATTCTTGGGACCCTGACCTAGATGACTTCCGAGATGTATAATTAGATAAGGTACACCAAGCATATTGCACCGCGTTACTTCGTCTGTCAATACTAATATTGATTTTTCATACATTTCACTCGTCGGTGCCGATAGATTAGGCAAGTATGGCATATGTACTACAACGGATTTAGGATTAATGGGGCTATTATCTAATTTTTCTTTGAATATATCGGTTTCATGTGGAGTCAGTTCCTTTGTCTTCCACTGTCTCGGACTTCTAGTAAATATCTGAAAGGCCGAACAGCCAATTTCTAATGCGTTATCAACCGAGTGTGAAATACCACCGCTAATAGATACATGAACGCCTAATTTTAGAGTCAATGTAAATAAAATTGTAGGTCTGAAATTTATAAGTTAATTATTCAGAAATAAAAAAGACTAGACTATTTATCATAAAAATCAAATAGGAACTGCAAATATAATGGCTATTGTTTAATCTAACTCCAAGTTACAGTAGTAGACCATTACGCTTGTTAAATTAGTTCATACCTTTGAACGACAGAAACACCATGCAAATCATTTAGTTGAGAGCGGACATAATCCTAGGGGTAAGAACAAAGGAGGAAATATATACCACAACTAGTTCGTTAACCCTATTCATACTCTTATAATGTCCGATGAAATACGTTCATCTAAAAGTATGCTATTTCTAGCGAAATAGATTAACCTATACAATATTTATGAGGTTTTATTCATTGAACTATCAAAAGAATCTGGAAGATATTCTCTGAATTCATCCATATTAAACTTAGCAGGATTAAAGAGTGTTCTAAAGACTTATTTTACCAAAATTGAATTTAGAGATTTCATTAGATAAATTTTATAGTAATTCAATTTCCACTCTTTTTTAGTTTAAAAGAAATACCTGCAGGAAATAATCCTATCAACTCTATAGCGTTTTACGAATCCTTTAGAGTTTAATCAATTTTCCGAAAAATTAGATGGACAATATCGAAATTCTCACTATTATTGGCATGATATTATTTTTCGGATTGTTTCAAACTTATTTCTTTATTATGGATATGTAAGTTAATTTACTAGGAATCAGTTTAAGATATCTTTATTTGGGAAAGACTATTATTAGATCTATTATTTTTAGTTTCTGCTTATGGGCCAGCGAATACAGATGAACAATATTTCCCTGTCATAATTAACGAATCAAAACAAAAAAGTACTTTATAATTTATGGCAACGTTTTATATATTATGTCAAACGAGAATGATTAACACATAGAAATATCCTGTAATAAACACTCTAAACAGCACTGTATTAAAATAATTATCTACACTTTATCGTTATAATAATTGGAGATATTTTTACTATAGAATAATCAAAATAAATTAACATTATTTGTTTTCAAACTGCTTATATCGTATGTTTGAATCGTATGCTTAGACAAAGAGATGAATGACAACGATCTAAATATTGTTTGGGTATGTACTCAATGTAATCAAAATTTTTTATTTTATTCAGATGTTCAAGATCATAAAGCCAGCACTGGCCACTCAAAGATTTACAAATTTGATTTGTTGTCAGGTCGGATGATTGACAGGATAGAGATGAGTTAGTTTTAAAATATAAATTAATATTAGATATACATAAAAAGAGGACAATTATCATTTAAACAAAAGCCGGGGTCGCCTAGCCTGGAAGGGCGCAAGCCTGGAAATTAGGAAACTATATAGCTTGTGGCCCGTGAGGGCCTCGAGGGTTCGAATCCCTCTCCCGGCGCCTTTTTTCTTTAGAATTACTAGAATCAGTAGCACTTTTCGTCCCCACATTACTAAATTTCGTAGCTCCTTGTATGTTTGAGCTTCGGTCGTAGGTCTGAAACCTCAAGACCTCCATATTCCACAAGCTCTTTTGATACTTCTTGTTTAATATTATTTACTTGGGAATTACCAAATTCAGTAGCAGGATTGTCGACTACCAATTGTTGACTAGATCTTTCTATACCTTCATTCGTTCTATAACTGGGATTAATTCGCTTGAGGTTTGAATATTTAAGAGTGGCCGGACTTCGTTAACAAAAAGTGCAGATAACAATGGAAATTCTCCCGTAATGTCTCTAACTTCTTTTGGATAATGCATTTTAGTTTTCTCTCGTAAGACTTTGAAACCTGTTTGTGACCTCGGAGATAAAGAACTTCTGCTTTAGATAACAGGATTATACAAATCTGTATGGATCAAACGAAATTAAGCTTTTTCGGACACAAATAGCGAGATTGGTATAACCTCATAAAATATCCATGAATTATCAGGATTTGATTCGGCCGTTGCAAACATCAGTCCCCCATAATAGTTACTATACAATGGTAGTATCCATCTACCAAATTTGCTATTTAATAATTGATGAATAAATAAGGTTGAATTAATATGGGTATGCCTTAGTTTTATCAGTTCTTCTAGTTGGGATGTGTCCAATTTTGGATATATTATACGTGTTAACTTTATGACCGCTCCACTGACTTTTGTATCATTTATTTATTGTTAAATTTGTTATTTGTCAAGAAATTGAATTTGACCTCACTTTTTTTGTGATGATATGTTAATTAGCTGAGTTGAAATCCTTACATTTAAGAGTATCACTTTATGTCATAAAACTGATATCTACATAACATGATGCTGAGTAACACTTATGAAATTATTGAGGATTAATGCTCTTTGTTGTAAATGGAATAGAACATCATTCAGTTAGCTTAAGCAACTACAGACAAATAATGATGCTCCCTAACTATTATAATTTCTAAATTTGCTTGTTCCATATTATTAAATAAGAATCTCTCTTATTCTCAGTAGTTTGCCGACTTATTTACATTGATTCGGCCGCATGAAGGCTTGATTCGAAAGAACAAAGGGACCAGTAAATAATGATACACTGATCCCGATATTGGTTTACATTTTAGTCGAATTCGATGTCAAATTCTACGGAATTGCTTTCGGCAAATTGTATTGGATCATCACCATCATTCCATAACACTATTCCATTCACATTGCTAATCGTTTTAGAATCGCCAGTTTCTAAATCTAGTCCTTCCTGGGTTCCTGAAATAGTTGCTTCATAGAGTGAATTACCTGAATTGGATTCTTGATTATCTATAGGTTCTAGTTCAACCTCTATTGCGTCAGATACACCTTCCTCGAAGTTTGCAGCCACCAGTTTGAGATCATTATCTTCAACCATGTTTAACGTCAAAGAGGCCAAGTCTAATTCACAATCCTCAAAGTATGCAATGATCTGGACACGCTCAGAATCTAGTTGGCCAGGGAATAGATCTATGGTATCAGAGATATCATCGCAAGTATCCTGTGAAGCCCTGATGACATCCGAATCACCGCTATTTCCATTTCCATTATCATTGCCATTATCATTCGTTTCACAACCTATGCCGTCATTGTCATTTCCATCAAAACCGTGTGAGTCGGATTGTTTTACCTTGAAGTTATGATATGTGATCTCATTATCTTGAAGGTCTCCATCTTGGTCGCAATCTAGATCGGGTGGAGGAGACGGAATGCAATTATCTGGATATGAAGGATCACATTCTTGTAGTTTGCAATCAGGGTCGTCAGAGTCAGTTAAGCCATCACCATCATCATCTCTATTATTATCGCATTCTTGTGACGTTTCTACACATCCATCGAGACTAGGATTATCTTGACACAGATCTTCCTTATAACCACAAGTCTCCCCATCAGGCCTTAATATCATTCCATCAGGACATCCATCTGAATTTGGAATACACCTTCCGGTTTCATCGTCATCAACGGTGTGATATCCATCTGGGCATCCACCTTCTGTGACACATTGCTCATACCCATTTTGAAAGAATCCATTTGGACATTCTCCATCAACTGCAGCACATTTTGGTAAATTAGGGTTAAACAGGCAATCTCCATCAGGCCCATCATTTTCGTCCAGCGGAGACGTGGTCAAATTTCCATTGCTATTGTCGCCGTTGCTTTCACAACCTATATCATAATTGTCTCCATCAAATCCGTTTGAATCGTTGGAGGACACTATGAAATTCCGATCGGAAATATCATTGCAAACAAGATCTTGGTCTTCATTATTATCATTTGATGAAGAGGACGAATTCTCACCAGTATCAGTTAAAGTAACAGGATTTGGAATTGTTGATGGGTCGGTAGTTGTTGAAGATGATGCCAAGGATGGGTCGGTAGTTGTTGAAGATGATGCCAAGGATGGGTCGGTAGTTGTTGAAGATGTAGAGTCAGTTGGTGGCAGTGGTGATGATGAAGATGATGAAGAGGATGAATTACCACTTTCACCACTTTCATCTCCATTTTGAGCGTATGCCGGTTGGAAGAATGATTGTGTAGGCGAATTTGAGAATGAATACATGATACTAGATAAAATGGGGGCACTTAGCATTGGAACAAATATTGTAACTGTTAATAATAGTAACATTAATGATCGAATAGATATTTTTTTAATTACACTATCATTACTCATAACTAGCTTACAATTGATGGAGCATTTCTAAATAATATTCTTTTTATAATTTTCTTATATAGGAAATTTATATAAGAATTGAATATTATTTCTATTTTATCCCAATATAGAACAGATGATTGTATCTTTCGTCTTTTTGATTCGGCCGCGGCAATGCTACTTCAATCACGTTATCGATACAAGGTAATATCGGCTCTACCTGAAGGTGTACCGCGGCATATATCCACTCCATATAATGGTTATCATATATTAGTAAAGCTATCTTATGTAGCAATCCTATTTGTTAATTTTCTTTCGCAAATGGGTCTAGGATGATCCTTTCAACCAACAAACGAGAGATCATCTTATCCATTATCTCTACAACTTCAGGTAATATTCTCAATATCAATAGGTCTAAGGAATCGCCATAATTGGGCGGATTTCCTTTCTCAAATTTGTATGATCTTCCGCTGCAATTAACAGTTTCATCGCTTTGAGTATATACACCATTATTGTGTATAGTATTTCGGGCATTACAGAACAATTCAATACAACCACTTTTTGAGTCTAAATTCAGGAGATCTAATATACCCTCAACAAGTTTACTAAAATTACCCTCCTTTATTTTACCCTTTTCAGATGGATTTAGTAAATAGTTATAAAAAACTCTAACCCGACTTTCCAAAATTGAGAAACATGATGTATACAATCCTACGATCATAGTCTTAATGAAATCGTCAGATATTGTTTGACGGCGAAACATCCTCACGATTTCTTTATCGCCTAGGTTATTGTCAGCATACTGATCCAAATATGAAAAGTAAATGTCGTAGTTAGAATTCCACCAATCGTCTTTCTCCAAACATTGATCTCTAAACATGACAGATAGCTTTGCAAAACGAATAACAGAAGAAAGTGTATTATATGTTGTATACCTGATATCTGTTTTCCAATCAAAATTAATATTCGAAATGTTCATTGCCGTTTCAGCGGCTTTATTAAATAGCTTAACCTCTAGAGTATGTAGATAAAATATCCTATTACCCATTTTTAGATAATAATAGGTCATATGTAATTAACAATAACCCATACTCATCAGGAACTAATCGTTGATTTGGAGGTAGAATCAACTTAATCCTGTTTGTTAATAGAGTCATTTGAGGCATATCTAAAAGATTATGTAAATCGTATAATATCCAATTATTCTAAAATTTAACATTCTACGCATAATGATTATTCTTTATCAAGCTTGAGAAAACTGGCTTCGGTTTCAAGGACATATAGAACCTCACAATATATTACCTCAAATCAGTACGTTAATCCAGCAAGCGGTCATGATAGCTAAAAATGATAGATAGAAATCCATCACATAACACTGGTAGAAATAGACAAATTTAAGGAAGGTGAAATCTAAACTCAGGTGAAATTTATGACTGTTACGTATGTTGTTTTGATTAGTTGTTTTGAAAAGAGATTTTATTTCAGCAGATTTAGAAATTAGAAAGTGCGATTACTTGTATTGAAAGAGTTGGAGGATATCCCTTCCCTTCAGATGATATTCGAATTGATTTTTCTAATGTCGCATCAATTACTCCAGAATTTGCCCACCAATATTTGATGAGTAAATGTAAGAGTAAAAAGGAGAATCACGAAGTGAATCTGCCTTCATGTGCGGCGGAATTGATAATCAAAAAAGCACAGAAATTTATCTCATGGCACTTGTATTTACCTTGATTTAGTTTGTTTATGATTATCATGTAAACAAACAGTAGTTTATGATAATCATGATTATAATATTGGTAGTGGGTTCTAATACGTCTAAAAAGAGAAAATAAATACAAAGAAAAGGTAAGGGTTTGTACTTTTTATTTCCTTGATTAAATCCAATTTATTTGAAAAGTCGACTGATCTTTGGATCGTTCTAGTTGCTCTTGTTGCTGCTTTTGTTTTAATATCTTATTATATTGTCTTTTTAGCCTTGCATTCTTTGGCTTTATCCTTAACTTGTGTCCACAGCATGGACAGTTATTGTCATGATCCCATACCAAGAATATTTCACATGTACCACATCTTTTTTGACCAATAGCATACCTTGCATGCGTTGAATCACTGTTAATGGCTATATACTTTTTACAAGTTTTCTTACAAGCCATGAACTTCAATCTTCCGTGACAGGATAGAAAAGGATATGGTTTAATCAATATTTTATTTTAGATGTTAATTTGAATCGAACAAAAATTGTTTTAGATATCAAGGATAACAAGGACTAAAGAGTATGAATTTTTTTGCGATAATGATGAATACGAAATATAGATAAGATAGGAATCTGAAATCTGGAAATAAATGGAAAGATTAGTTTCACAAAAAAAACTTTAAGCAAAATAAGAAAAGAAATATCAATATGAATTAGAGTATCTCGATATTAATCATTCAGATGATTTTCACACTCACTCATACACTTGAGGGTCTTCTTTGCCCGGACTCATATGTTCTTCGTAAATAATCACAGCAGTATATTCATCAGTACCGCCTTTACTAAGAGCAGTAAATTTAAAATCAATTAATTGTTTGACCTCTTCTTTTTTAAGGAATTCATTAATGTCTTTTTCAATATCGGACAGATGTTGATTGTTATAGAATTTTACCCTTGTCATATTCTAGTCGCCCTTAAATTCCATATAATCGTTATTTTCTTTGTTTTTCTTCTATCCTAAATATGCATCAAATGACTAACGTAAATTTAATAGCCTTGATGATACTGATTGGACCTCATCTAAAGCCCCGTTCAAATCCCTCTCCCGGCGCTGATTTTCAGTAATTTAAACGCCGTAGTACTTTTGCTCTACATTACCAAATTTCATGATTTCATTGATTTTATAGTAGCGGCAATATCTTTTAAAACAAGTAAGGCACATGAATAGCGGCCAAGTTGATTCAGTTGTGCTTTAAGCTTGTAGAGGAGGCCAGAGCCATACATTTATTATAATTAAACTATTCAGTAAAAGATTACTATAAAAAATAACATAACATTTTTATGAAATAATTCACTGTTCAACTGTTAGTCATCGAATATGAGTCTTGAGACTTCATTAAATGATGATGGTTTCGTAAAATTTGAAAAGTTAAAAGACAATTTTGTATGGTTTTATTCAAATTATGATTGATTAAAGAAAGATTTAGCAATCAGCATGTTGCAGTTAAGGACAAAAACCAAATAGATAATGATTGCAACCTTGAAATATTATTGAAGAGATTGAATTTATCAAACTGTAATTAATCTATTGTTATCGAATATGTAAACAATTGACTTTACTAGTGATCTGTCAGGAAAGGTGAAGGTTGGATAAAAATAGTACTGTCATTTAAAAATCTATTCATTGAACAATGAACTGGGTTAATTCCGGTCTCTTTTCGCGACTGTTTATACCAAATTGATCCTGATTGTAATCGTCGCCATAATCAATATCTACTTTGAACCCTGTTCCAATGGGTAGATCACTTGAGTTGAATGTAAATGTCTTGTATACTGCTGCTCCTCCAGGGAAGTAAAGCCCATATGTCGACTTGACAATATTTTCAGGGCTATGATCCATTTTACCTGTAATACGCCCAGAGAGATCAGTAGGCGAATTGTTTATTCTATCTCCGTGGTAGTCCCAAGAATCCCGCTCACGCTGTCAGCCCATGTCTTTTTGTTTGCTTCCTCACCCACTCCCAACAGCTTGTTAATCTTCAGTCCATTGTAAACTGCAATTAGGCTCTTAACCATGCTATCAATCTCTTTACCTTCCGGAAGAGTTATTGTCCCATCATTCTTGATGTAGGTAAAGATATGTTCCTTCATAACTTCAATAACCTTCTTATGTTGAAAATATAGTATTGATTTTAATTTTTAAGTTCGTGTAGATTTCGACAATATTTCTAGAAAAATTATATAACTCCTTTCGAACTGACTAAAATTATTATAGAATCCATTCGCATCGAAAATCGATTTGTCATTCTTTGTATTGTTACTTTTGTGATTGGTAACGAGCAATGAAGATAATTGTACTCTTAATTCATCCAGGTTCCTTTCACATAGTTCATAAAAAAGATCCTCTTCACTCTTAAAATAAATTTAAAGGGTGCCCTTGCTCACATTTGACTCAAGAGCTATATCATCCATTCTTGTCTTATCAAACCCTTTTCTAGAAAAGGAAATTAGGGCAGCTGCAATAATCTTATCTCGAATTTCTAATTTGTGTTTTAAAATAACCTTTGCGCACATTACTCAACAATCACTTGATCAGATTTTCTATTTTTTTCCTTAAAACCATCGATTCTTTCGTAAATCCAGGCAGATAAAATCCCAAGAATAGCACCTATAAGAAGCGTTATTGGTAATACCGCTGGTAAAGAATTGACAAAAAATGGAACTATGTCAACAATAGTTACAAAACCGATCTGTTCCAAATCCACAGGTATTAGGTAATTAGAAAGCGTCAAAGGAAGAAGAGGATATCCCATAATATAAAAGAGAGAGCCAGAAATACCCCCTGATATTACGACTTTGAGTTTATTGCTAATTAATTTATTACCTAATGGTAACTTGTCATAAATCAGCAAGTCAACTAGGACGAAGGGAATAATCGTTAAAAGGTAAAAAGGGAGTAAATTCGAAAGGGTTTCGGATGGTAGTATATTAGTAACCGCTGTTAATAAGATGGCTCCTGCTGCTATAGCGCTAGCTATCCCGAAGGTGTGTGTTTTTTTTAGAACAAGCAGGAACAATCCTGAATTAATCAAGGGCAAGAATATTAACGCTATTAATGATTCCGCTATTGGGTTCAGATTAAAGTTAAACAAGTCGCCATTAGAAATTGGTAAAGCAAAAATGTAGACATAGGATATCAAATTTAGCCATAATGCTACAAAGGCGGGAACAAAGAATATCCTCCCCAGTTGGTACGAATTACCTGATTTAACAAAAGAATTTAATCGGACTATTCCCATTGCAACAGCAGAAGTATTGATAAGCATTCCTGTAATTAACATCAGATGTGTTGGGCTGAGAAATCCATCCACTCCAAATGTTTCGTGCCAAATAAAATCACTTGGGCCGGATATAATGGATAGCACAGATCCTATAATAAATAATTTGAATGATATAGTCAAACCGCTTTTCTTTAATTCACCATATTTTATCATTAGGACGCCCCCAATGATAGCAGACAGAGACAAAATGCCTATCCCAGCGTAAAGCAAGGTATGAGAAGGTGTAAAAAACGATTCAGGGATGAGCAATAAATGCAAAGTAACATCCCAATTACCAGCACCTATCTGCATTAAGGAACCAATTGATGCAAATATCAAAACAGTCATGGAAAATTTAAAAGCATAGCTGGATGGATCAAGTTTTGGTTCCATACACCCTACTACCAGACAAGAACATATAAATATTACTGACTGGTCAGTCAAAAGGACTTGTGGAAACTATTGTGGGTAATACCACCACCTATTAGAATAAAAAATTATGACTTTTAAATCTTGAAATAACCGGGCGACAATAGATAATAATTTCATTAAATTGACATTTAAAAATTGAAATTTTAAACCGCTGCTTGACCGAAGGAAGAAAAGTAAATGAAATTGTTATTTAGAAATAAGAATCAAGTTAAAAGAGGTAATGAAGCAGCTGACTAGAATACCTTCAATAATAGTAATCAGATTTCATAGTCTCTTTTAAAAGTTGGGATAAACTCTATGATATTATCGTATTTTCTAACAAAGTCATTTCCTTTAGGAGTTGCTATGAATCTTTGTTTTTTTTCATCAAACAATAATAAATCCAAACGTATCAAGTCTGCCAGATACTCATTCAATCTTTTGTATGAACTGTAATAACTAAGTTTGTTTTTGGTTTGATATTTGCCTATACAACTCTTTACAATCAAGTATAAGATTTGACACTTGTCCCGATACTTTGTTTTACTCCTTTCTCTTCCCTTTATCAACAAACCGATTTCAATGAATCTAAATGTCCAGTTAAATTAAACACAGGATAAAAAAAAATGTACTCATTAGTCAAATAATAATCGTTTCTCATCCATCAAAGGAAGATTTGTCAGATGTCTTGATTTGGTTTATTAGTTCCAAATAACAAACATTGAAAATATGGATTTTTAATCATTTCACTTCCTCTCTACCACCTTTTATACTACAGGATGTTGATGTCCCGATTTAAGCATAGAATGTTTATAATAAAGCAGAATTATCGTTCTATGGAATGTTGTCTAATGAGGAAAATACCACCCACTCATGATCATGTATAGAATCCTAAATTCATAGATTACAAGCAGCGTAGAAAATGAAAAAACGTTGAGAATTTATTTACCAATCAACGGTATTATTTGGAGAAAAGAAATAATAGTCATCAGTTTCTACTAAATCCCTTTTTTCTGATTTTTGATCTCCTGTCCTTTACCAACCAATATGTAATCAATATTATTCCAAAGATGGGAAAAGAGGAGATAAAAACATATGGGAAAATGGCCAAAAACGTTGAGGGTTCAAAGATGTTCATACTAATATAGTAAAATATCATATATTTAATTCATATTTTGGTACTAGAATAGTTACTTTGTTTACTTCACGATAATTCAAGAGCCATAAGGTTGGCATCTTCCCCGTCTCTATAATAGGATTTTAGTACGGATTTGATTTGAAATCCGAGTTTTTGATATAAAGAAATAGCAGGACCGTTACTAGTACGAACTTCTAAATATATCTCGTCGCCCTTTCTTGTCGATATCCCGTTTATTCCCTCCATCATCAATGCTTCACCGATATTTTTTCCTCTATGTTCT includes:
- a CDS encoding deoxyribonuclease IV; the protein is MTLKLGVHVSISGGISHSVDNALEIGCSAFQIFTRSPRQWKTKELTPHETDIFKEKLDNSPINPKSVVVHMPYLPNLSAPTSEMYEKSILVLTDEVTRCNMLGVPYLIIHLGSHLGQGPKNGINQLVNACRKSLDAYSDLGLPRNKVKILLENSAGQKNSIGSRIEEIQSIFHILGQNDFGLCLDTCHLFAAGYDLSTGSNVSTLIDLVDSSIGLENLKIIHLNDSKGDLGSNLDRHYHVGLGKIGEGGLKSLINNKKLSQVPFIMETPIDSIRNDADNLEFVRNVLTDSH
- a CDS encoding sporulation protein Cse60; amino-acid sequence: MTRVKFYNNQHLSDIEKDINEFLKKEEVKQLIDFKFTALSKGGTDEYTAVIIYEEHMSPGKEDPQVYE
- a CDS encoding TetR/AcrR family transcriptional regulator, with product MCAKVILKHKLEIRDKIIAAALISFSRKGFDKTRMDDIALESNVSKGTL
- a CDS encoding winged helix-turn-helix domain-containing protein produces the protein MLIKGRERSKTKYRDKCQILYLIVKSCIGKYQTKNKLSYYSSYKRLNEYLADLIRLDLLLFDEKKQRFIATPKGNDFVRKYDNIIEFIPTFKRDYEI